The genomic interval AGACCCCAGGCTGCGGCCGCAGCGATGGTGAAGAAGGCCGCGAACACCGTGAACAGCACCGGAGCACCGCCGGTGACCAGCAGGAGCGGAACCGTGAGCGGTGCGACGATCGAGGCGATCCTGCCCACCCCGGCTGCCCAGCCCGACCCGGTCGCCCGCAGGGAGGTCGGATACATCTCGGGCGTGACGGCGTACAGAGCTCCCCAGGCGCCGAGGTTGAAGAACGACAGAGCCATGCCCGCGGCGATCACCGAGAACTCGGTGATCGCCGTTCCGAAGAACACGGCGGCCACCGCGGATCCGACGAGGAACACCGAAAGGGTGAGCCTTCTCCCCCACACTTCGATGAGCCAGGCCGCCAAGGCGTAACCCGGCAGCTGGGCGAGCGTGATGATGAGCGTGAAGCCGAACGAGCGCACCAGGTCATAGCCCTGCGCCACGAGGATCGACGGTATCCAGATGAACGCGCCGTAGTACGAGAAGTTCACGCAGAACCACACCAGCCACAGGCATGCGGTGCGGACGCGGAACTCAGACGACCACAGCGCTGCGAGGCGACCGCCGGCGGAGGTCGCCGCCGGCGGGGCCACGTCTGCCGCGGTCGGAGTATCGACGGGCGACGCCCGCCCGGCCGATCTCTCGAATGTTGCCACGACGGCCTCGGCGTCGGCATGTCGGCCGCGTCGCTCGAGCCAGCGCGCGGACTCCGGAAGCCCCCACCGGACGACCAGCGCATAAGCAGCCGGGATCGCGCCCAGTGCGAAGGCCCAGCGCCAGCCGTTCTCCGAGGCGGGGATCACGAGGAAGCCGATGAGAGCCGCCGCGGTCCAGCCGATCGCCCAGAACGCCTCGAGGATCACGATCAGCCTGCCGCGGATGCGCGCCGGTGCGAGTTCGCTGACGTAGGTCGAGGCGACCGGCAGCTCCGCGCCGAGTCCGAGGCCCACCAGGAACCGGAGCACGAGCAGCGCAGCCAGGCCGCCGACGAGCGCGCTCGCCCCGGTCGCGAGTCCGTAGATCAGGAGTGTCACGGCGAAGACCCGGCGTCTGCCGAACCGGTCGGCGAGGAGGCCACCGAGGCTCGCACCGATCGCCATGCCCATGAATCCCACCGAGGCGATCCACGCCGTCTCGCCGGGCTGCAGGCTCCACTGCGCGGCCAGCGCCGCGATGATGAACGAGATGAGGCCGACATCCATCGCGTCGAGCGCCCAGCCGAGCCCCGAACCTGTCAGCACGCGCAGGTGCGAGCGGGTGAAGGGCAGTCGGTCGAGGCGCTCCGAGAGTGTCAGCGACGTGCGCGTACCGGCATCCGTCATGGTGACATGCTACGGATGCCGCACGCGGGGTGGGCGCTCATGCCCGCGCAGAGGTGCGATCTGTCAGGACAGCAGGTCGCGCACGAGTGGCGCCACCCGGGTGCCGTAGAGCTCGATCGAGCGCATCATCTTCTCGTGCGACAGCGTGCCGGTGGAGAACTTCATGTCGAACCGCTGGATTCCGAGTGAGCCGACCGTATCGGCGATCTTTCGCGCCACGGTCTCGGGCGAGCCCACATAGAGCGCGCCCTCGGGGCCCACATCGTGCTGGAACCGCATGCGGCTGTAGGCGGGCCAGCCGCGCTCACGGCCGATCGTGTTGTTCATCGCCTCGAAGCCCGGATACGCCTCATCCCACGCCTGCTGGTCGGTCTCGGCGATGTGGCCGGGCGAGTGAACGCCCACCGGCAGGCTGTCGCGCTCGAACGATTCGAGTGAGCGGTGGTACAGGTCGACGAACGGGCGGAAGCGCGCCGCCGGACCCCCGATGATGGCCAGCATGAGCCCGAACCCGTGACGTGCTGCGCGTACGACCGACTCGGGTGTGCCACCGACTCCCACCCATGCCTTCAATCCGTTGTCGGTCTTCGGGAACACGTCGGCCGCATCGAGGGCGGCTCGGGTCGTGCCCTGCCACGTGACCGGCTTCTCTTCGAGAAGTCGTGAGAAGAGCTCGAGCTTCTCGTCGAAGAGCACCTCGTAGTCGCGCAGATCGAAGCCGAAGAGTGCGAAAGACTCGATGAACGAGCCGCGGCCCAGGATCACCTCGGCGCGGCCGGATGACACAGCATCGAGCGTCGCGAACTTCTCGTAGACCCGCACCGGGTCATCGCTCGAGAGCACAGTGACGGCGGTGCCGAGATGGATGTTCGCGGTGCGCGCCGCCGCAGCCGCGAGCACGATCTCGGGGCTCGAGACCGCGAACTCCGGTCGATGGTGCTCTCCGACGCCGAAGAACGAGAGCCCGACCGCATCTGCGAGCACGGCCTGCTCGACGACGTTGCGGATGGTCTCGGCGTCACTCAGGACAGCGCCCGATTCGTCGCGCGTCACATCGCCGAAGGTGTCGAGACCGAGTTCGATTGCGGCCGGTTCGTTCATGTGGAGATCCTTTCCATGCAATTGCATAGAACGACGGGCGTGCGGTCACCATTCCCGAGACAGCCGGATGCCGCGGGCGTAGCGTTGGCGCATGGCCATCTTCGCCGACCGCACCGCCGCGGGGCGCGAACTCGCCGAGTCGCTCACCCAGTGGCATGGCGCGGATGCCGTCGTCTTCGGCATCCCGCGCGGCGGCATCGTGGTCGCAGCCGAGGTGGCACGGCAGCTGGGGCTGCCGCTCGATGTCGCGGTCGTCCGCAAGCTCGGTGCTCCGTCACATGAGGAGTTCGCGGTGGGAGCCATCGCTGAGGGTGTGCGCGTCGTGAACCCGGACGCGGTGCGGGCAGGCGGGGTCAGTCCGGAACAACTCTCCATCGTCGAAGACCTCGAGCGCATCGAGTTGAACCGCCGGCTTCGGGCCTTCCCGCGAACGGGTGCCGCGATCGCCGGGCGCATCGCGATCGTCGTGGACGACGGAGTCGCCACCGGCGCGACCGCCTCGGCAGCCTGCCAGGCGCTGCATGCCGAGAGTCCGGAGCGCATGGTGCTCGCCGTCCCCGTCGCTCCCGAGACGTGGGTCGCGGACGCGGCGGTCGTGGACGAGTTCGTGTGCCCGCACCGCATGCGCGACTTCTGGGCCGTCGGCCAGTACTACGACGACTTCACCCAGACGACGGACGAGGAGGTCGCGCGACTGCTGGCGCGCGCTTCGACGGGCTCAGCGACCGAACAAGGCAGTCCCTGACCCCGTCGGTCCCTGAACCTGTCGGTCCCTGAGCCTGTCGGTCCCTGAGCCTGTCGGAGGGGTCCCTGAGCCTGTCGAAGCGGTCCCTGAGCCTGTCGGTCCCTGAGCCTGTCGAAGGTCGTCAGCGCGAGAGCGCCTCACGCAGCGTGTCGAGTCCGACTCCGCCGATGTCGAGCGCGCGCTTGTGGAAGTCCTTGATCGAGAATGCCGCTCCCTCGCGCTCGGCGACATCGTCGCGCAGCTGCTCCCAGATGCGCTGACCCACCTTGTACGACGGTGCCTGGCCGGGCCAG from Microbacterium pumilum carries:
- a CDS encoding LLM class flavin-dependent oxidoreductase → MNEPAAIELGLDTFGDVTRDESGAVLSDAETIRNVVEQAVLADAVGLSFFGVGEHHRPEFAVSSPEIVLAAAAARTANIHLGTAVTVLSSDDPVRVYEKFATLDAVSSGRAEVILGRGSFIESFALFGFDLRDYEVLFDEKLELFSRLLEEKPVTWQGTTRAALDAADVFPKTDNGLKAWVGVGGTPESVVRAARHGFGLMLAIIGGPAARFRPFVDLYHRSLESFERDSLPVGVHSPGHIAETDQQAWDEAYPGFEAMNNTIGRERGWPAYSRMRFQHDVGPEGALYVGSPETVARKIADTVGSLGIQRFDMKFSTGTLSHEKMMRSIELYGTRVAPLVRDLLS
- a CDS encoding phosphoribosyltransferase, yielding MAIFADRTAAGRELAESLTQWHGADAVVFGIPRGGIVVAAEVARQLGLPLDVAVVRKLGAPSHEEFAVGAIAEGVRVVNPDAVRAGGVSPEQLSIVEDLERIELNRRLRAFPRTGAAIAGRIAIVVDDGVATGATASAACQALHAESPERMVLAVPVAPETWVADAAVVDEFVCPHRMRDFWAVGQYYDDFTQTTDEEVARLLARASTGSATEQGSP
- a CDS encoding MFS transporter yields the protein MTDAGTRTSLTLSERLDRLPFTRSHLRVLTGSGLGWALDAMDVGLISFIIAALAAQWSLQPGETAWIASVGFMGMAIGASLGGLLADRFGRRRVFAVTLLIYGLATGASALVGGLAALLVLRFLVGLGLGAELPVASTYVSELAPARIRGRLIVILEAFWAIGWTAAALIGFLVIPASENGWRWAFALGAIPAAYALVVRWGLPESARWLERRGRHADAEAVVATFERSAGRASPVDTPTAADVAPPAATSAGGRLAALWSSEFRVRTACLWLVWFCVNFSYYGAFIWIPSILVAQGYDLVRSFGFTLIITLAQLPGYALAAWLIEVWGRRLTLSVFLVGSAVAAVFFGTAITEFSVIAAGMALSFFNLGAWGALYAVTPEMYPTSLRATGSGWAAGVGRIASIVAPLTVPLLLVTGGAPVLFTVFAAFFTIAAAAAWGLVDRRGRALDDR